Proteins encoded together in one Paramagnetospirillum magnetotacticum MS-1 window:
- a CDS encoding LEA type 2 family protein: MSMRWLTAVLVVLGLSACTPSEFAEPPEVVLVSMVPVDVSLMEQRLAVTLRVRNPNNVPMSVDGMRFSIDINGKGFAKGSSDKAVTVPRLGEAELEGTAHVSTTDLVRQVLSAPSAQGLAYRMSGTLFLAGMAGRSAGFETNGDFDFASALGGAGKRN; encoded by the coding sequence ATGTCAATGCGATGGTTGACGGCTGTCCTTGTGGTCTTGGGGCTTTCCGCCTGCACCCCGTCCGAATTCGCCGAACCGCCCGAGGTGGTGCTGGTTTCCATGGTGCCGGTGGATGTCTCGCTGATGGAGCAGAGGCTGGCGGTGACGCTGCGCGTGCGCAATCCCAATAACGTGCCCATGAGTGTGGACGGAATGCGTTTTTCCATCGACATCAATGGCAAGGGTTTCGCCAAGGGCAGCAGCGACAAGGCGGTGACCGTGCCGCGTCTGGGGGAAGCCGAGCTGGAAGGCACCGCCCATGTCTCCACCACCGATCTGGTGCGTCAGGTCTTGAGCGCGCCGTCGGCCCAGGGGCTGGCCTACCGCATGTCGGGAACTTTGTTCCTGGCGGGTATGGCAGGTCGCAGCGCCGGTTTCGAAACCAATGGCGATTTCGACTTTGCTTCGGCCCTGGGGGGCGCGGGCAAGAGGAACTGA
- a CDS encoding glycoside hydrolase family 17 protein — protein MNRLLALLAVLVLAVLNAAGWWWFNRPVPVELSFNEPFPSVSFAPFRRGQGPITKVYPTADQIAEDMKSLVGVSKGVRTYTAREGLDVVPELGRRYGIEVTHSAWLGQKIAINEAEVDALIKAANAFPDVIKRVIVGNEVLLRQDLPPEQLIYYIRKVKAAVKQPVSYADVWAFWLKYPEVAREVDFLTIHILPYWEDEPIGVDGAAKHIVAIYKRMAEQFGKPILIGEAGWPTRGRSRGPAVADTANAARFVRTLALVSKENGFDYNVVEAFDQPWKAFLEGTVGAKWGVVDENRRVKYAMSGPVEPSPDWPRHAAASVLIGSALALFLMWRRYDRFDLKGGLFVLVLAQLAGLFITWQAVNALAMAYDGLEDAWAWARIGLHTVLSITLAWGAALQFRREPGPVNWAWAEKIMPLYGFAAMVVGATLLIHGRYRDIPPVEFLMPCFGIIVYALGRMVVQGRTWEEAFAVGRLFGGDGFAMARRFVTGLALSALAAPLSEAWALSRGDDFVTSHPQWSDRLPLLIRALWENQEMMVWAAMVVVMILPFWAEARLRSRP, from the coding sequence ATGAACCGTCTTCTCGCTCTTCTCGCCGTCCTCGTCCTGGCCGTTCTCAACGCCGCTGGCTGGTGGTGGTTCAACCGGCCGGTGCCGGTGGAACTGTCGTTCAACGAGCCGTTCCCCTCTGTATCCTTCGCGCCGTTCCGGCGTGGCCAGGGGCCCATCACCAAGGTCTATCCCACAGCGGATCAGATTGCCGAGGATATGAAGAGTTTGGTGGGCGTCTCGAAGGGGGTGCGCACCTATACCGCGCGCGAAGGCCTGGACGTGGTGCCGGAACTGGGCCGCCGATACGGAATCGAGGTCACCCATTCCGCCTGGCTGGGCCAGAAGATCGCCATCAACGAGGCCGAGGTCGACGCCCTGATCAAGGCGGCCAACGCCTTTCCCGACGTCATCAAGCGGGTGATCGTCGGCAATGAGGTGTTGCTGCGCCAGGATCTGCCGCCCGAGCAGCTGATCTACTACATCCGCAAGGTCAAGGCGGCGGTGAAACAGCCTGTGTCTTACGCCGATGTCTGGGCCTTCTGGCTGAAATACCCGGAAGTGGCCAGGGAAGTGGATTTTCTTACCATCCATATCCTGCCCTATTGGGAGGACGAGCCCATCGGTGTCGATGGTGCCGCGAAACATATCGTCGCCATCTACAAGCGCATGGCCGAGCAGTTCGGCAAGCCCATCCTGATCGGCGAGGCCGGTTGGCCGACACGGGGCCGCTCGCGCGGGCCAGCGGTGGCCGATACGGCCAATGCGGCGCGCTTCGTGCGCACCCTGGCCCTGGTCTCCAAGGAAAACGGTTTCGATTACAACGTGGTCGAAGCCTTCGACCAGCCGTGGAAGGCCTTCCTCGAAGGCACGGTGGGCGCCAAATGGGGCGTGGTCGACGAGAATCGCCGGGTCAAATACGCCATGTCCGGCCCCGTCGAGCCCAGCCCCGACTGGCCGCGCCACGCCGCCGCCTCGGTGCTGATCGGTTCGGCCCTGGCCCTTTTCCTGATGTGGCGGCGGTATGACCGCTTTGATCTCAAAGGCGGGCTGTTCGTGCTTGTACTGGCGCAATTGGCCGGTCTGTTCATCACCTGGCAGGCGGTCAACGCCCTGGCCATGGCCTATGACGGGCTGGAGGACGCCTGGGCCTGGGCGCGCATCGGATTGCATACGGTACTGTCCATCACACTGGCATGGGGTGCTGCCTTGCAGTTCCGGCGCGAGCCGGGGCCGGTGAACTGGGCCTGGGCCGAGAAGATCATGCCCCTTTATGGTTTTGCCGCCATGGTGGTGGGCGCAACCTTGCTGATCCATGGCCGCTACCGCGATATTCCGCCGGTGGAATTCCTGATGCCCTGCTTCGGAATCATCGTCTATGCCCTGGGCCGCATGGTGGTGCAGGGCAGGACCTGGGAGGAGGCCTTTGCCGTGGGCCGCCTGTTCGGCGGAGACGGCTTCGCCATGGCGCGGCGCTTCGTCACCGGGCTGGCGCTGTCCGCCCTGGCCGCTCCCTTGTCCGAGGCCTGGGCCCTGTCGCGGGGCGATGATTTCGTTACCTCCCACCCCCAGTGGTCCGATCGCCTTCCCCTGCTGATCCGGGCGTTGTGGGAAAATCAGGAGATGATGGTCTGGGCCGCCATGGTTGTGGTGATGATCCTGCCCTTCTGGGCGGAAGCGCGCCTGCGGTCGCGGCCATGA